Proteins from one Chloroherpetonaceae bacterium genomic window:
- a CDS encoding sugar transferase, which produces MSVQLNKAPMPLPSHPLKGFEEEFELKTKQDKREILNERFLILLLDVLFINIAFLVYKFFREQIPHIAFSEQATMYALPMIAMTIFWLGLFWLFGLYRTWQFGSRYEEIVTVIQAITVGSIFIFILIFADDVLIEEPSGIVRPYSQRIGSLIYWALLCLLLPIGRVVDRTIRRRRLVKGSRRRYGVIIGTGNRARKLAADIVRHPALGVDIRGFVYETSDSVLLQADENRIPTQALPQKIHPLNDSLSTLKGELNILGTIDDLDSLVSKERIKEVLIAAETASHHDLVKIIGKCEGKNLGIKVLPDMYDVVAGVVKTTQIYGTPLLDLTPPLLSPLSENLKRLSDILVSLLVLICGSPIWLIISLLVRFDTKASTFYKQIRIGLHGKEFYIYKFRTMRADAEKDGPKLTTKDDPRITPLGKQLRKYRIDEFPQFWNVLKGDMSLVGPRPERPHFIEQITKVAPQYRRLHRVKPGITSWGQVKYGYAETVEEMLERMKYDLYYLENMSLKMDVKIILATVYVVVTGRGQ; this is translated from the coding sequence ATGTCTGTTCAACTCAATAAGGCACCAATGCCTCTCCCAAGTCATCCGTTAAAGGGTTTTGAGGAAGAATTCGAGTTAAAAACAAAGCAAGATAAGCGAGAAATCCTCAACGAGCGTTTTTTAATTCTCCTTTTGGATGTCCTTTTTATTAACATCGCATTTTTAGTCTACAAGTTTTTCCGCGAGCAAATTCCACACATTGCTTTCAGCGAACAAGCTACAATGTATGCACTCCCAATGATTGCGATGACCATTTTTTGGCTTGGATTATTTTGGCTATTTGGTTTATACCGCACTTGGCAATTCGGCTCACGATATGAAGAAATTGTTACTGTCATTCAAGCGATTACAGTTGGTTCAATTTTCATTTTTATTCTCATCTTTGCTGATGATGTCTTAATTGAAGAACCCTCCGGCATCGTTCGCCCTTATTCTCAACGGATTGGATCATTAATTTATTGGGCGCTTCTCTGTTTACTTCTCCCAATAGGACGGGTGGTTGATCGAACAATTCGTCGCCGCAGATTGGTGAAAGGGTCACGGAGGCGCTACGGTGTAATTATCGGAACCGGAAATCGGGCAAGGAAGCTCGCTGCCGATATTGTTCGACATCCTGCCTTAGGGGTGGACATTCGAGGTTTTGTATATGAAACCTCAGATTCTGTTTTACTTCAAGCTGACGAAAATCGTATCCCGACCCAAGCCTTACCCCAAAAAATTCATCCCTTAAATGATTCGCTTTCAACCCTAAAGGGCGAATTGAACATCTTAGGAACCATCGACGACCTTGACTCTCTTGTCTCAAAAGAAAGAATCAAAGAAGTCTTAATCGCGGCCGAAACTGCTTCCCATCACGACTTGGTAAAAATTATCGGCAAATGTGAAGGGAAAAATCTTGGTATTAAAGTTCTGCCCGATATGTATGATGTGGTGGCAGGGGTTGTGAAAACCACCCAAATTTACGGGACACCCCTTTTGGATTTAACACCACCGCTTTTATCTCCACTTTCTGAAAATCTAAAAAGACTTTCGGATATCCTTGTGTCTTTACTTGTTTTGATTTGCGGAAGTCCAATTTGGTTGATTATTTCACTCCTTGTTCGATTCGACACAAAAGCTTCTACTTTTTATAAACAAATCCGAATTGGCCTTCACGGAAAAGAATTTTATATCTATAAGTTTCGAACGATGCGTGCCGATGCTGAGAAGGATGGGCCAAAATTGACCACAAAAGATGACCCACGAATTACACCACTTGGCAAACAGCTGCGAAAGTACCGAATTGACGAATTCCCTCAATTTTGGAATGTATTAAAAGGAGATATGTCGCTTGTTGGTCCAAGGCCTGAACGACCACATTTCATAGAACAAATCACGAAGGTTGCCCCTCAGTATCGGCGGCTTCACAGAGTGAAACCGGGAATAACAAGTTGGGGACAGGTAAAATATGGTTATGCCGAAACCGTCGAGGAAATGCTTGAACGGATGAAGTATGACCTTTATTACCTTGAAAATATGAGCCTAAAAATGGATGTAAAAATTATCTTAGCCACCGTATATGTGGTTGTTACGGGAAGAGGCCAATAG
- the pgi gene encoding glucose-6-phosphate isomerase, giving the protein MPLLTTLPAFAKLSAHYKEIRSVQMKSLFDNDPLRFKKFSICQSELLLDYSKNRINETTLSLLLQLAKEAGLEEMRAKMFSGEKINFTENRAVLHTALRNRSNRAINEGGKDVMPSVKAVLEKMKRFVAKVSSGEWKGYSGKAITDVVNIGIGGSDLGPLMVVEALKPFNSKSKGGTELKLHFVSNVDGTHIAETLKKLVPETTLFIIASKTFTTQETLANAYSAKKWFLNSARNEAEVKKHFAALSTNAKAVSAFGIDTENMFEFWDWVGGRYSLWSAIGLSIALSIGFENFEALLEGAFEMDEHFRNEPFDHNLPVILALLGVWYNNFFGAESYAILPYDQYLYRFPAYFQQGDMESNGKSISREGEKVNYQTGPILWGEPGTNGQHAFYQLIHQGTKLIPCDFIAAANSFNDLDTPLGKHHQLLLSNFFAQPEALMKGKSAEEAKAEMEKAGLTADEIKTILPHKVFEGNRPTNSILIKEINPRNLGALIALYEHKIFVQGILWNINSFDQWGVELGKQLAKAILPELQGAENVSSHDSSTNGLINTYKTLRHTM; this is encoded by the coding sequence ATGCCATTATTGACGACTTTACCTGCATTTGCAAAACTTTCCGCCCATTATAAAGAAATTCGCTCCGTACAAATGAAGTCATTATTCGACAATGACCCATTGCGATTCAAAAAATTTTCAATTTGCCAAAGTGAATTGCTCCTCGATTATTCCAAAAATAGAATCAATGAAACAACCCTTTCACTCCTTCTTCAGTTAGCCAAAGAAGCGGGCCTTGAAGAGATGCGAGCCAAAATGTTTTCTGGAGAAAAAATTAACTTTACCGAAAATCGCGCAGTGCTCCATACAGCGCTCCGAAATCGCTCTAATCGCGCGATAAATGAAGGTGGGAAGGATGTTATGCCTTCTGTGAAAGCTGTCCTTGAAAAAATGAAACGCTTTGTTGCTAAAGTTTCAAGTGGTGAATGGAAAGGGTATAGTGGAAAAGCGATAACGGATGTCGTCAATATCGGAATCGGCGGCTCCGACCTTGGGCCTTTGATGGTTGTGGAAGCATTAAAACCGTTCAATTCAAAAAGTAAAGGGGGTACTGAATTAAAGCTTCACTTTGTATCAAATGTGGATGGCACTCACATTGCCGAAACCCTCAAAAAACTAGTCCCTGAAACAACTTTATTTATCATTGCATCAAAAACTTTTACAACCCAAGAAACGCTTGCCAATGCGTATTCAGCAAAAAAGTGGTTTTTAAATTCAGCCAGAAACGAAGCGGAAGTAAAAAAACATTTTGCAGCTCTTTCAACCAATGCAAAAGCAGTCAGCGCATTTGGAATCGATACCGAAAATATGTTTGAGTTTTGGGATTGGGTTGGCGGAAGGTATTCATTGTGGTCGGCAATTGGCCTTTCGATCGCGCTTTCAATCGGTTTCGAAAATTTTGAAGCCTTGCTTGAAGGCGCTTTTGAAATGGATGAACATTTCAGAAATGAGCCATTTGATCACAATCTTCCTGTCATTTTGGCACTGCTTGGGGTTTGGTACAATAATTTTTTTGGGGCAGAAAGTTATGCGATTCTCCCCTACGATCAATATCTCTATCGCTTTCCGGCTTATTTTCAACAAGGGGATATGGAGTCTAACGGGAAAAGTATTTCTCGAGAAGGAGAAAAAGTAAACTATCAAACCGGACCGATACTTTGGGGTGAACCCGGTACAAACGGCCAGCATGCCTTCTATCAATTGATTCATCAAGGTACAAAACTCATTCCGTGCGATTTTATCGCAGCCGCAAATTCTTTCAATGATTTAGATACGCCTTTAGGTAAGCATCACCAACTTTTGCTCTCAAATTTTTTCGCTCAGCCTGAGGCACTCATGAAAGGAAAGTCGGCTGAGGAAGCAAAAGCGGAAATGGAAAAAGCAGGACTGACCGCCGATGAAATTAAAACCATTTTACCTCATAAGGTTTTTGAAGGGAATCGACCCACAAATTCAATTTTAATCAAAGAAATAAACCCAAGGAATCTCGGAGCTCTGATTGCACTCTATGAGCATAAAATTTTTGTTCAAGGGATTTTATGGAATATTAATTCCTTTGATCAATGGGGTGTCGAACTTGGAAAACAGTTAGCAAAAGCAATACTACCCGAACTTCAAGGAGCAGAAAATGTAAGCTCACATGATTCGTCAACCAATGGATTAATTAACACCTATAAGACACTTCGTCACACGATGTGA
- a CDS encoding DinB family protein encodes MMDQKSQVQLIKLLEEESKMTERVLSVLKDTVLPVQISNNTRPIGQLAWHIVYTVGEMLSKTGLKVEGYTETLPSEIPVGTTVSELLTLYKQFINSAIISLKDSFPDEKLFESINLYGEDWTRAYAIEAMVRHEIHHRAQLIFLLRAVGFKVPGLYGPAQEEWQEMGLPIPK; translated from the coding sequence ATGATGGATCAGAAATCACAAGTGCAGCTAATCAAGTTACTTGAAGAGGAAAGCAAAATGACCGAAAGAGTGCTTTCAGTCTTAAAGGATACAGTGTTGCCCGTACAAATATCCAACAATACTCGGCCAATTGGTCAACTTGCTTGGCATATTGTTTATACAGTTGGCGAAATGCTTTCGAAAACTGGCTTGAAGGTTGAGGGCTATACGGAAACCCTCCCAAGTGAAATTCCGGTAGGGACAACGGTAAGTGAGCTTCTGACACTTTATAAACAATTTATCAACTCAGCGATTATCTCGTTGAAAGATTCTTTTCCCGATGAAAAGCTTTTTGAATCGATAAATTTGTACGGTGAAGATTGGACAAGGGCCTATGCGATTGAAGCGATGGTAAGGCATGAGATTCATCATCGCGCTCAGTTGATTTTCTTACTTCGAGCAGTTGGATTTAAAGTGCCCGGTCTCTATGGGCCGGCGCAAGAAGAGTGGCAAGAAATGGGACTACCGATTCCTAAATGA
- a CDS encoding DUF1801 domain-containing protein, which yields MNEMIARLTSKRKKKEPAPKKGVTRNLASQMGNEPLEFKPIQGAKTVEDYLMALEPYPEIKKTVESLIELIRKAVPDAQEGIKFRIPFYSHHGFLVYINPQKNRIALGFCQGQKLQHPMVIGEGRLSRHIFFNFGEKPKSGVYEAIIQAALINEENARIKALSKSTRRKNAAKV from the coding sequence ATGAATGAAATGATTGCGCGATTGACAAGTAAGCGAAAAAAAAAGGAACCTGCCCCTAAAAAAGGGGTCACGCGAAACTTAGCCTCACAAATGGGAAATGAGCCCTTGGAATTTAAACCGATTCAAGGTGCAAAAACTGTTGAAGATTACTTAATGGCTTTAGAGCCTTATCCTGAAATCAAAAAGACCGTTGAATCACTCATCGAACTTATTCGAAAGGCGGTTCCAGATGCCCAAGAAGGAATTAAATTCAGAATACCGTTTTACTCCCATCACGGATTTTTGGTTTATATCAATCCGCAAAAAAACCGCATTGCCTTGGGGTTTTGTCAAGGTCAAAAATTGCAGCATCCAATGGTTATAGGAGAAGGGCGACTTTCGCGACACATTTTTTTCAACTTTGGTGAAAAGCCAAAAAGCGGGGTGTATGAGGCAATCATCCAAGCCGCATTAATTAACGAAGAAAATGCAAGAATAAAGGCGCTTTCAAAATCTACGCGGCGAAAAAACGCAGCCAAAGTTTGA
- a CDS encoding glycosyltransferase codes for MAIPVLFFPQVLVGASLLVFLGIVFYNLGHLKFLKANPNESQISPSSLTTFPKVSILIPARNEEAVIENCIRSLATLDYPNFEIIALNDHSSDKTGAILDSLSREVNNLTVINGLRLPEGWMGKCWACHQLFIKSSGELLLFTDADTIHHPHSLKRAVTTLFEEKADMLTAIPFQIMNSFWEKQGVPLIHLLIMAFLPLAQIWRSKNEAFAFACGQYLLFTRIAYERSGGHESVKNALVEDVWLVKQVKRSGGKPMVFNGIDAVSCRMYDSFEGVWKGFSKNLFAGVGYNTLGMIAILSLFAVIFLSPIVTLIALSIANPFPSQLEFIPPVLNIIIALLIRTLIAWRFQLPVISQTIYPISIMLFIGIGFNSIRWIKFGSGAEWKGRTYNFSKN; via the coding sequence ATGGCAATTCCTGTTCTTTTTTTTCCTCAAGTTCTTGTTGGAGCTTCATTGCTCGTTTTTTTGGGAATCGTTTTTTACAATTTGGGTCATCTCAAATTTCTGAAAGCGAATCCAAATGAAAGTCAAATTTCCCCTTCATCTTTAACCACCTTTCCAAAAGTTTCCATATTAATCCCCGCCCGAAATGAAGAAGCCGTTATTGAAAATTGTATCCGTTCGCTCGCCACGCTTGACTATCCGAATTTCGAGATCATTGCCCTAAATGACCATTCTTCTGACAAAACCGGCGCGATTCTTGACTCTTTGAGCCGAGAAGTGAATAACCTCACGGTGATTAACGGACTAAGGCTTCCCGAAGGATGGATGGGAAAATGTTGGGCATGTCATCAATTATTCATAAAATCCTCCGGCGAATTGCTACTTTTCACCGATGCCGATACCATTCATCACCCGCACTCTCTGAAACGTGCTGTCACGACTTTATTCGAAGAAAAGGCTGATATGCTTACGGCCATTCCTTTTCAAATCATGAATTCGTTTTGGGAAAAGCAAGGGGTTCCATTGATTCATTTGCTGATTATGGCATTCTTGCCTCTCGCTCAAATTTGGCGGTCAAAAAATGAAGCTTTTGCCTTTGCTTGTGGTCAGTACCTATTATTTACCCGAATAGCTTACGAAAGGTCCGGCGGTCATGAATCCGTGAAAAATGCGCTTGTTGAAGATGTTTGGCTTGTCAAACAAGTAAAACGAAGCGGCGGAAAGCCAATGGTATTTAATGGAATTGATGCGGTTTCATGCAGGATGTATGACTCATTTGAGGGTGTTTGGAAAGGGTTTTCAAAAAATTTATTTGCCGGAGTCGGTTATAATACCTTAGGAATGATTGCTATACTTAGTCTTTTTGCAGTTATTTTTTTAAGCCCGATTGTTACACTCATTGCATTGAGCATTGCAAACCCCTTTCCAAGCCAACTGGAGTTCATCCCTCCCGTATTAAACATCATAATTGCTTTATTAATAAGAACCTTGATTGCGTGGCGATTTCAACTTCCGGTTATCTCGCAAACAATTTATCCCATTTCAATTATGCTTTTTATTGGAATAGGATTCAATTCAATCCGATGGATCAAATTTGGCAGCGGAGCAGAGTGGAAAGGTAGAACTTATAATTTTTCAAAAAATTGA
- a CDS encoding DUF4412 domain-containing protein — protein MKNTREARALYLNHIYFFFMWFLFTSGKCFAQFEGEIMMSFNTATNIPNASKGNLKLILSKQGVRIESEMNAELQTGEKRIIRSVVLSAASNPKTLIVLDADQKQYFELDMGSMEEQMEAITGNQDPEDIEAKKLGKEKIGNYETEHLEITNKNSGQVTEMWIAPKLMSYDTFLKTQLGIIRVQMGGFGKAIQKLGIDGFPIKIKNAALTLEVTAIKKGKVSKEKFSIPKGYKQSEANPPVQN, from the coding sequence ATGAAAAATACTCGCGAAGCCCGTGCCCTTTATTTAAATCACATTTACTTTTTTTTCATGTGGTTTCTTTTCACAAGCGGGAAATGTTTCGCTCAATTTGAAGGTGAAATCATGATGTCTTTCAATACCGCCACTAACATCCCAAATGCATCGAAAGGCAATTTGAAATTGATTTTATCAAAGCAGGGGGTAAGAATCGAAAGCGAAATGAACGCTGAACTTCAAACAGGAGAAAAAAGAATCATTCGATCGGTTGTTCTTTCTGCAGCTTCAAACCCAAAAACACTTATTGTACTCGACGCCGACCAAAAACAATATTTCGAGTTGGATATGGGATCGATGGAAGAACAAATGGAAGCGATTACAGGAAATCAAGATCCTGAAGACATTGAAGCCAAAAAACTTGGAAAGGAAAAAATTGGGAATTACGAGACTGAGCATCTTGAAATCACTAACAAAAATTCCGGACAGGTCACCGAAATGTGGATAGCACCAAAACTTATGTCTTATGATACTTTTTTGAAAACGCAATTGGGGATCATAAGAGTACAAATGGGAGGTTTTGGAAAGGCAATTCAAAAATTAGGCATTGATGGCTTTCCGATTAAAATCAAGAATGCTGCCTTAACATTGGAAGTTACCGCGATAAAGAAAGGAAAAGTATCCAAAGAAAAGTTTTCTATTCCAAAAGGATACAAGCAAAGTGAAGCGAATCCTCCGGTTCAAAATTAA
- a CDS encoding M23 family metallopeptidase codes for MSGNKYYFYSEEECRYIEVRRNYASLFGKAAVVLILSAALAGGFIKFYGGKYFADAKQKQLEAEIVRLTDRLNMVSQSLAQISETGNKLRNAVNLPLQSVEEIAFGRGGNRRHWQTESTELAMLNESSNQLAQLELQIKEQTDNISEILEKYEQNKRFFACLPAIRPVAGDKTSDFGMRLHPIYRIMKFHSGQDFSAPLGTDVYATGDGIVETSGFMDGYGMVVIINHGFGYKTVYAHLSKTLVKEGTSVQRGLRIGLSGNSGISESPHLHYEVIKNGNKVNPSQFFFDDMTPAAYNTALKTTLLSGIPEENADVQNPTPLDGSNIGH; via the coding sequence ATGTCCGGGAACAAATACTATTTCTACTCTGAAGAAGAGTGTCGATATATTGAAGTTCGGCGAAATTATGCTTCGCTCTTTGGGAAAGCAGCCGTCGTATTGATTCTTTCTGCTGCTTTGGCCGGTGGATTTATCAAATTTTATGGTGGAAAATATTTCGCTGATGCAAAACAAAAGCAGTTGGAGGCTGAAATCGTTCGCCTTACAGATCGTCTGAATATGGTTAGTCAAAGTTTGGCACAAATCAGTGAAACCGGAAATAAATTAAGAAACGCAGTTAATCTTCCACTACAATCGGTTGAGGAAATTGCTTTTGGTCGAGGCGGAAACCGGAGACATTGGCAAACCGAAAGCACCGAGCTTGCAATGCTGAATGAATCCTCAAATCAACTTGCTCAATTAGAGCTTCAAATCAAAGAGCAAACGGATAATATCTCTGAAATTTTGGAAAAATATGAGCAGAATAAGCGGTTTTTTGCATGTCTTCCAGCGATTCGTCCGGTAGCAGGTGATAAAACCAGCGACTTCGGAATGCGACTTCACCCCATTTACAGAATTATGAAATTTCATAGCGGGCAAGATTTTAGTGCACCACTTGGAACCGATGTTTATGCAACCGGCGATGGAATTGTAGAAACCTCGGGTTTTATGGATGGTTATGGTATGGTAGTGATCATTAACCACGGATTTGGTTATAAAACCGTCTATGCACATCTTTCAAAAACGCTTGTGAAGGAGGGCACTTCGGTTCAACGTGGCCTACGAATCGGGCTGTCGGGCAATAGCGGCATTTCAGAATCTCCTCATCTTCATTATGAGGTGATTAAAAACGGAAACAAAGTCAATCCCTCGCAATTCTTTTTCGATGATATGACTCCGGCTGCTTACAACACAGCCTTGAAAACCACGCTTTTGTCAGGAATTCCTGAAGAAAACGCCGATGTTCAGAATCCGACTCCTTTGGATGGAAGTAACATTGGTCACTAA
- a CDS encoding DUF2795 domain-containing protein, whose amino-acid sequence MYWNLDLARYLVDAPWPATKDELIDYAERIGAPNEVINNLQELSSEEPFESIEEVWPDYPTNEDFYYNDDDSDNY is encoded by the coding sequence ATGTATTGGAATTTAGACTTAGCAAGATATTTGGTTGACGCACCTTGGCCGGCAACAAAAGATGAATTGATTGATTACGCCGAGCGCATTGGTGCTCCAAATGAAGTGATCAATAATCTTCAAGAACTTTCAAGCGAAGAGCCCTTTGAAAGTATTGAAGAAGTTTGGCCTGATTACCCGACAAATGAAGACTTCTATTATAACGACGACGACTCGGACAATTACTAA
- a CDS encoding BamA/TamA family outer membrane protein gives MVFCLAFPYWLLVKKKRHDNFPPHFPSPVRVLFIVFLLNIFLLFTNWVKPIVAQETPHDTIQHPTITRYIKTPTKSKSSDPKAVYISDLKIVGNKAFTLETLSSELQTKENTAYLGFFKLWRDVNNIMKLIFPDSSGAQSWALETFGEVPRTLDRSAFELDLVRLKELYNNLGYPSARIKPILNFSSDSTEVKVVIEIDEGAPLIIKEIYHEGTEQLELGLRNELRSQSLLKNGMVYSAKEIVRERNRIVSFFQKNGYIEFTPDSIRVVNYVSRAASNCELYFKINLTERLKAGYTNVVITNPDESEGDLIVTEYDTLQGVAFKFIGDKVVSPLLVERNISFKPNDIASVDSRNETLRRIGAASIFENLNFRSDSSYNGYLYSTIELILAPRHQFSFKPQLDSRNEVPNLSLTSSYVNRNLFEGAESFKAEIAGGLQLTIPQQTQGQNVFGDIIYNFDGRLEFGVPYFYNAQNRLLSSLQYSIQQLQNFRFEFARFRIRGNIYPNNFQQITLDMVDVEFVERSTGVIATDSTFIIVTNALTLANRIEFLFSNLDELDRVLDVKLFTSVELAGLIPYALDVLVEKNANDELEKPLARLFGIQYNQFARLNAQVSLSKNILGESATAVKFAIGYLVPYLRSLNDSTQTPPERQFIGGGPNGLRGWPFAGIGPGGTSVFTDPLKAGRGDIRFEASLEQRLNFFSLFGFPAGLVLFGDIGNVWSREGENSLSLENFVTQMGWDVGIGIRIYTPIGPIRFDFAYRVYDPTQPEGQRWQISQWQLGFTGANGVSFNFGIGEVF, from the coding sequence ATGGTCTTTTGCCTTGCCTTTCCGTATTGGCTTTTAGTCAAGAAAAAAAGGCATGATAATTTTCCCCCTCATTTCCCAAGCCCGGTTCGTGTATTGTTCATTGTTTTTTTATTGAATATTTTTCTTCTCTTCACCAATTGGGTAAAACCAATCGTAGCTCAAGAGACGCCTCACGATACGATACAACACCCCACCATAACGAGATATATCAAAACCCCCACAAAATCAAAAAGTTCAGACCCAAAAGCCGTGTACATAAGCGATTTAAAGATCGTTGGAAATAAAGCTTTTACTTTGGAAACATTGAGTAGCGAGCTTCAAACAAAAGAGAACACTGCTTATTTAGGATTCTTCAAGTTATGGCGAGATGTCAATAACATCATGAAACTTATTTTTCCGGATTCCAGCGGGGCTCAAAGTTGGGCCCTTGAAACATTCGGCGAAGTACCAAGAACTTTAGACCGAAGTGCTTTTGAACTTGATCTCGTTAGATTAAAAGAACTCTATAACAATCTTGGTTATCCCTCAGCAAGAATCAAACCAATCTTAAATTTTAGTTCCGATTCCACCGAGGTGAAAGTCGTCATTGAAATTGACGAAGGAGCACCCTTAATTATCAAGGAAATCTATCATGAAGGAACAGAACAACTTGAATTGGGGCTTCGAAATGAGCTAAGGTCGCAATCGTTGCTAAAAAATGGAATGGTTTACTCTGCAAAAGAAATCGTCAGAGAGCGAAATCGTATCGTATCTTTTTTTCAAAAGAATGGATATATCGAATTCACCCCCGATTCAATACGGGTGGTGAATTATGTTTCAAGAGCAGCGTCTAATTGTGAATTATACTTTAAGATTAACTTGACCGAGCGACTGAAGGCGGGTTATACCAATGTGGTGATAACAAACCCAGACGAAAGTGAAGGGGATCTTATCGTAACAGAATATGATACCCTTCAAGGTGTCGCATTTAAGTTCATAGGAGATAAAGTGGTTTCGCCCCTATTGGTCGAAAGAAACATCAGTTTCAAACCCAATGATATCGCCTCTGTTGATTCGCGAAATGAAACCTTAAGAAGAATAGGTGCAGCTTCAATTTTTGAAAACCTTAACTTCAGAAGCGACTCTTCTTATAACGGTTATCTTTATTCAACAATTGAATTAATACTTGCCCCAAGGCATCAATTCTCTTTTAAGCCGCAATTGGATAGTCGAAATGAAGTACCAAATCTCTCACTTACTTCAAGCTATGTCAATCGAAATTTATTTGAAGGAGCAGAGTCATTTAAGGCTGAAATTGCGGGCGGGTTGCAATTGACCATTCCTCAGCAAACTCAAGGCCAAAATGTTTTCGGAGACATCATTTATAACTTCGACGGTCGACTCGAATTTGGTGTGCCCTATTTTTACAATGCACAAAATCGACTTCTCTCATCATTGCAATACAGCATTCAACAGCTACAAAATTTTAGGTTTGAATTTGCGCGATTTCGGATTAGAGGAAATATTTATCCGAACAACTTCCAACAAATTACGCTTGATATGGTGGATGTCGAGTTCGTTGAACGAAGCACCGGAGTCATTGCGACTGATTCGACCTTTATTATCGTCACCAATGCACTTACGCTTGCCAATCGAATAGAATTTCTTTTTTCAAATCTCGATGAATTGGATCGAGTGTTAGATGTGAAGCTTTTTACTTCAGTCGAACTTGCAGGATTAATTCCTTATGCGCTAGATGTGCTTGTAGAAAAGAACGCCAATGATGAGCTTGAAAAGCCGCTTGCGCGATTATTTGGCATTCAATACAACCAATTCGCGAGGCTGAATGCACAAGTAAGCCTTTCTAAGAATATTTTAGGTGAAAGTGCTACTGCAGTTAAGTTTGCCATTGGCTATCTTGTTCCTTACTTACGAAGTTTAAATGATTCAACTCAAACACCACCTGAACGGCAATTTATTGGGGGCGGTCCGAACGGGCTGCGCGGCTGGCCGTTTGCTGGTATTGGCCCCGGTGGAACATCTGTATTTACAGATCCTTTAAAGGCCGGTCGAGGAGATATTCGATTTGAGGCCAGTTTGGAGCAGCGGTTAAACTTTTTCTCTCTCTTCGGGTTTCCCGCAGGCTTAGTTCTTTTTGGGGATATTGGCAATGTCTGGAGTCGTGAAGGGGAAAACTCTCTATCGCTTGAAAACTTTGTTACTCAAATGGGGTGGGATGTGGGGATTGGAATCAGAATATATACACCAATTGGGCCGATCAGGTTTGATTTTGCTTATCGCGTGTACGACCCTACCCAGCCTGAAGGGCAACGGTGGCAAATCAGTCAATGGCAATTGGGATTTACAGGAGCAAACGGCGTATCGTTTAACTTCGGTATCGGTGAAGTTTTCTAA
- the rpe gene encoding ribulose-phosphate 3-epimerase, which produces MKRNIVAPSILAADFTKLGEEIKLVENAGVEWIHADVMDGHFVPNISFGPFIIESVRRATNLTIDTHLMIENPDQYIKAFIDAGSNHITVHQEEVKHLHRTIELIHSLGAKAGVSLNPATPVATLEEILPMIDLVLIMSVNPGFGGQSFIESSYEKVKKLNQLKMELNPELIIAIDGGISEKNASKVREAGAEALIAGSAVFKSKDPIEAVKKLR; this is translated from the coding sequence ATGAAAAGAAATATTGTTGCGCCATCAATACTGGCAGCGGACTTCACCAAATTGGGTGAAGAAATTAAACTGGTCGAAAACGCCGGGGTGGAGTGGATTCATGCCGATGTGATGGATGGGCACTTTGTGCCAAATATTTCATTTGGTCCTTTTATTATTGAATCGGTTCGAAGGGCAACAAATCTTACCATCGATACACACTTGATGATTGAAAATCCTGATCAATATATCAAAGCCTTTATTGATGCCGGTTCAAATCATATTACCGTTCATCAAGAAGAAGTCAAACACCTACACCGCACAATTGAACTCATTCATTCACTGGGCGCGAAAGCGGGGGTTTCACTTAATCCTGCAACTCCGGTTGCAACACTTGAAGAAATTCTTCCAATGATTGACTTGGTGCTGATTATGTCGGTTAATCCCGGGTTTGGCGGACAATCGTTTATTGAATCTTCGTATGAAAAAGTCAAGAAACTCAATCAATTAAAAATGGAATTGAACCCCGAGCTCATCATTGCAATCGATGGAGGTATCAGTGAAAAAAATGCTTCAAAAGTTCGGGAAGCCGGTGCAGAGGCACTTATCGCAGGTTCAGCAGTATTTAAATCTAAAGACCCAATTGAAGCGGTAAAAAAATTGCGATAA